AGGGAGGAGTAGGCGAACAACAAACACAAACGCATAGGGGGGGCAGTGTGTGCCTCGTGCGCCCGTAATGCCGAGGCGcacgaggcacacacacaccgcccccccccctgtgcACGATGCCTCTCCCCGCCCTCTCCAGCTTCCTCCACTGCCCGCTTTGTTGCTGGTGAccagagaggaaaagcgaacccgaaaggaggaagggagagagagggacgacCTCGCTTACGCTGAAGTCCTTAGTACGGCACCATCGCCTCGTAgtcggcgacgcggcgggCGAGCACCTCCACGTTCTTGGGGCGCACGATGCCTCCCAGGCGGGAGCTCCTCTTGAGCGGAGGCAGCGCCTTGCCGGCCTTCTTGGCAGCGAGGTGGGCCTGGAACTGGTGCTCCTTCGCCTTGAACGCCTCCTGGCAGCGAGACTTGCGGACGTGCTCGAAGCGGACGCAGATGCGCTTGCGCAGGGTGCGCGTGCGGACCGGCTTGTTGATAATCACGCCAACGCCGCGGGGGGTCACGTTCCACACAATACCGGTGCGGCCGTGGTAGTACTTGTGCGGCATGCCCTCGCGCACCGCAGAATCCGCTACGACATCGACGTAGTCACCGACCTTGATGTTCGTCAGAATCGTCGACACGGACGGGACGCCGTGCTTGCGAAACTTCTTGGCGAAGAGGTGGCGGGTGCCGGACTTGTAGCCGTACGAGTGGACCATCTTGACGGTCGATCACGGGGGAAAACGGGGGTGTTCACTACGCGTCCCTCGACTTcaggcgtgggtgtgcgtggaggaaaggagggagagatgaaAGGTGAGGAGTGGCGGGATGTCAATGCAGAGGACGTTAGCGGTGAGGTGCGGGCAGAAGCGTATGCGGAGTCCAAGGCACAACAGTGAGGGTCAGAGAGCCACCAAAGTCAAAGAAAGGGGCAGTGACGATCAGTGGAGGAAAAGTagccgaggagggggggtgcaggaCGAGGGCCATCCAgaacgcgcgtgtgtgggtggccTTGGATGTCGTGTGAAAGGTGCTGGTGGGGGAGgccggagagcagcagcaacttcGGAAGAAGAGAGCTCGACTTGTCGACGCGGTTTAGTTGTCGGCatggaagaagaagaacataccgagagaagggaggtggCACAGGGCAGCTTACGAGCAGagccacgcgcacacgcgcatgaGTCCTGCCAGAACGAGGCTCCTTTTCCGGCGTTGAGTTCC
This genomic interval from Leishmania panamensis strain MHOM/PA/94/PSC-1 chromosome 16 sequence contains the following:
- a CDS encoding 60S ribosomal protein L21, putative (TriTrypDB/GeneDB-style sysID: LpmP.16.0460), which translates into the protein MVHSYGYKSGTRHLFAKKFRKHGVPSVSTILTNIKVGDYVDVVADSAVREGMPHKYYHGRTGIVWNVTPRGVGVIINKPVRTRTLRKRICVRFEHVRKSRCQEAFKAKEHQFQAHLAAKKAGKALPPLKRSSRLGGIVRPKNVEVLARRVADYEAMVPY